The DNA segment GAACGAGCCGGTTTTGCGGATGCAAATTTTAATGTCAAATTCCGCTTAAAGTCGGGCTTTGATTTGGATAAATTCGAGCTTGCGGCAGGCGGATCGGACAGTTGGCGCGGGTATTTCACAAAAGGGCCGGGCGAGTCGAGGGTCCTTGATTTTGCGCATAGCGAGGCAGACGGCTTTGCGCGTGGCGGCTCGGGCGAATTTGCGTAGGGTGAGGCGAGTAAATCCGGGTGCGAAGAGGCGGATAAATTTAAGCGAGATGAGCGCGTCCGATATCTCGCGACAAAGCCCGTGCTAGCGCATAAATTTAGGCAAAAAGCGCGAAAATTTCAGGCGCCGTTACGGCTGCTTTTGCCGGGCTGCGAGCGCAAAATGCAAGGCGAAGCAAAAAAGGACGCCGTTTGCCGAGCGAAATTTAGCACCCGGAGGGCGGTCGTCGCAATGAAAAAGAGAGACATGCGCGGATCGCATACCCGCACGCGCCGAGCGCTAGTCGGTAATGCTTACGACCGAGGGCGCGAGGCAAATTTTGACCCGCTATAAAATTAGTCCGTTTTTTTGAGCGAAAGTAAAATTCGGCGCGAAGCCGTTAAATTTGCTCTAAATTTACCGTCGCGTTCGGCAAAATTTAGCGCAAAATCGTCAAATTTCGCTCGGTTCATCAAGGTTAAATTTAGTCAAGTCTATCAAATCCGTGCACGATTTTGCTGCCATGTTTAGCAAAACTTAGCGCAATAATCCCAAATTTACCGCTCGTTTCGGTCAAAAGCGAAATTCGGCGCAAAGCCGTAAAATTTGCTGCCGCATAAAAAGATTTGGCGCGAATGCATCAAATTTGCTTTATCGGAGCGAGATTTGGCGAGTTTGCTAAATTTGTGCTCGGCGAAAGCAAAGCCGGCTCCGAGTCGTCAAATTTGCTGCCGATTTTTCGTATTTTAATGGCTTGCTAAATCGCCTGCCTACCGGGAGCGAAACACGGCGCAAGCTCGTCAAATTTACATCCTTTTAAAAAATACGCTTTAAGCTCGTCAAATTTGCCTTTTGGTTCATCGAAGCTAAATTTAATACGGGTCGGTCAAATTTACCGGTCCGATTCAAGCAAATAGGCTAAAATTTGCGCCGAATTTAGCGCTTTTAAGCGAAAATTTTATACAATCTTTACTCAAAAAAGGAAAAATCATGAAAACGCGTATAATCACCGGCGTCGCGCTATTTGCGGCGGTTTTGGTCATCTTTTTCGTCGATAGTTATATGTTAAATTTCGCCATTTTAGGCTTCGTGCTTTACACGGCCTTTGGCGAAGCCGGGAAGCTCTACGGCCTACAAGAAAGCTCCCTTGCTCTCGTAGCGGTTATTTTTTACCTGCTTACGCCCTTTTCAAACCCCGTGTTTATCGCTATTTTAGCGGTTTTGCTCGTGGTTAGTTTTCTCGCGCACTTTAAGAGCGAAAATCTAACGCCCGCTCTGCCGTTTTTGTATCCGATGACGCCGATTTTTCTCATCTGGATGCTTTATTCGCAGTATGGCGTGGGCTACTTGGCGTGGCTGATTTTAACGGTCGTGGCGTGCGATAGCGGTGCGTTTTTCGTCGGTAAATTTTGCGGCAAACGCGCCTTTAGCGAGACTTCGCCGAACAAAACCTGGGAAGGCGTCGCAGGCGGTATCGCCGTGGCTACAGTCTTTGGCGCGGGCTTTGGCTGGGTGCTGACCGATAGCTTTTGGCATAGCCTCATCACGGCGTTTTTGGTTGCGGTTTTCGGCGTTTGGGGCGATCTTTTCGAGAGCTACTTAAAGCGCCGAGCCGGCGTCAAAGATAGCGGCACGCTGCTGCCCGGCCACGGCGGTATGCTTGACCGCGTCGACGGCTATCTTTTCGGCGTTGCCGCGATGCTCTGGACGCTATCGTGGTAGTGCTGGGCTCGACGGGCTCGATCGGGACGAATACCCTAAATCTAGCCCGTAAATTCGGCCTTAGCGTCGAAGCGCTGAGCTGCGCGTCAAACTACGAGCTTTTAAACGAGCAAATCGCCGAATTTAAGCCTAAATGCGTCTGCATCGCCGAGCCCAAATTTGCTAAATTCGTAAAACACAAGCGCGTTTTTGCAGGCGCGCAGGGCATCTGCGATATGCTAAAAGAGTGCGAGAGCGAGCGCGTCGTAAACTCTCTAGTGGGCTTTGTGGGACTGGCTCCGAGCCTGACGGCGCAAAAGCTGGGCAAAAAGCTAGCGCTTGCCAACAAAGAAAGCCTCGTCGTGGGCGGCAAATTTTTAGATAGGGGCTCGATAAATCCGATAGATAGCGAGCATTTCGGGCTAAAATTCTTGCTCGCCAACAAAACCCCGGTCGCTAGGCTAGTCATCACGGCCTCGGGCGGCGCTTTTTATAAAACACCGCTAAAATCCCTAAAAGACGCCCGCGCCGCAGATGCGCTAAAGCATCCCAACTGGAGCATGGGCGCAAAAATCACGATCGACAGCGCGACGATGGCGAACAAGCTTTTTGAGGTGCTGGAGGCCTTTTGGCTCTACGGCGTGCGGGATATCGAGGCACTCATCGAGCGCACGTCCACGGTGCACGCGCTGGTGGAGTTTGCTGACGGCTCGACTACGGCGCATCTATCTAAAACCGATATGATTTTAGCCATCGCGCATGCGGTTTTGGGTAAGGACGGGGTGTTAAATTTGAGCGCGGCCGATGCGAAAAACAGGCAAATCGTGCCGAATTTGGACCTAAAAACATTGAAAAATATAAAATTTGGCGAGATAAATTTGAAAAAATATCCTATCTTTTCGCTAAAAGACCAAGCTTTGCAAAACCCGGATCTTGGCGTTGCGATAAATGCCGCAAACGAAGTCGCGGTGTATAAATTTTTGCGCGGCGAGTGCGGATTTTTGGACATTTCGCGAACGGTTTTGGCTGCGGCAAAGAGGTTTGAAAACGAGAAGATAGAGAGCGAGAGTGGGATCTTTGAAGTGGATTTAGAAGTAAGGAAGTGGGCGGAAAAGTCGCTTAAATAGCGGCTTGTTTCGCGAGTGCTTTTCCGAGATTTCGCAAAATTTTCGCTCCGCAGGCTAGATGCCTAGCGCACGCTTAATTTTGCTTCAAAACTCGGAAAATCATCTCGCGATACTTCGCCTTATCGTTTTATGTTCAAATTTGAAGTTAAATTTATAGCTTCCGGCTTCAAATTTTACCCGCCGAGACCCGCACCCTGAAAATGCCAAATTTAAACCCGCGACGCTTTGCGTCAGCAAAGCTATGTCGCCACCTCTCACGTGCAGTGGGGTAGGTGGGGGTTTCTGCGTCGCTGCGCTAGCAGCTGCAAGCAGACGGGAGAGGGTCTGCTTGCAGCAGCTCTCAAAGAGAGTGTGTCTTAACAGTAGCAAACGAAGTGCAGCTAAGCACAAGGTGAGTGCATAGCACGACGCAAAGGAAAAGGGCGCTCTACTTTAGCTTCACTCTGTTAAAGCAGCTTGCAAGCAAGAAGAGGCCGGATTTGTCTCGCAGCTGCAAGCAGAAAGCAACTCGGTCGGCTTCGGTCACGGACGACTAGTCCGCTCCCTTGCCTCCGTCGTTTCCGCCTCGTCTAAAGAAAAAATACTTCGCCTTATCATTTTACGCTTAAATTTGAAGTCAAATTTAATCAAATTTGCAAATTTTGACTTCAAATTTTACTCACCGAGACCTGCACCCTGAAAATGTAAATTTGTTACACTCAAATTTTAACTAAAAACTCGCGACGCTTTGCGTTAGCAAAGCTATGTCGCCACTTCTCACGTGCAGTGGGATTGGAGAGGGTTTGGGAGAGGAAGGGGCGACGCTTCGTAAGTAGAACCCCTTCCTCTCCCGAAGAAAAGAGAAAGGTAGATATAAAAGGGAGCACTTTTGCTTCGCTTCACTGCGTTGGCTACCGTCGCTGCGCTCTGCCAAAGCAGCTTGCAAGCAAGAAGAGACCGCTATGCTCGCCTTGTGCTTAGCTGCACTTCGTTTGCTACTGTTAAGACACACTCTCTTTGAGAGCTGCAAAGCAGAGCGTAATTCAAGCCCCTTCCCCCTTAACAGAAAGATTAAATTGCGCAAAAACTCTAATTTAAAACGCTAAATTTAACCAACCCAAATTTAGCATTTTCAGGGTGCAGGTCTCGGCGAGTAAATTTAAAATTTGCTCGAAAAATTTGCTTAAAACGACACTTTTTCGTCGCCGTAATCGTCGCCGATATGTTATAATTTCACGAATTTTAAAATCGCTTTGTGTTTAAATTTGGCTGCAAAACAAGACAAATGCCGTAAATTTCAAGAGTCAAAAAATAAGCTGCAAAGATAAAAAGAGGAGAATATGGAAAAATACGAAGGCTACAATCTCAGGCTACGCGACGCTCTCGTCGGCGTACAGTTTTTATTCGTGGCGTTTGGCGCGCTCGTGCTAGTGCCGATTTTGACGGGGCTTGACACGTCCGTGGCGCTATTTACGGCAGGTGTCGGCACGCTGATGTTTCAGCTCGTCACGCGCAAAAATATCCCGCCGATTTTTCTGGCTAGTAGCTTCGCGTTCATCGCGCCGCTAAGCTTTGGCGTCAAAGAGTGGGGCATCGCCGCGACAATGGGCGGAGTGATCGCGGCAGGGCTGTTTTACGTGGCTCTGAGCTTGCTCGTTAGGCTTAGGGGCGAGGGGTTTTTGCATAAAATTTTACCGCCCGTAGTCGTCGGACCCGTCATTATGACGATCGGCCTCATCCTCTCGCCCGCGGCCGTAAATATGGTCATGGGCAAGGGGGTGCCCTATACGCAGGCGCAATCGCTTTCTATCGCGCTCGTATCGCTTGCGACGGTCATCGTCGTTATGATGTTCGGGCGAGGCATGCTGCGCCTCGTGCCGATACTTTGCGGCATCGCGGCCGGATACTGCGTGTCGCTGTTTGTCGGGATCGTGGATTTTACGCCGATTTTGTCCGCGCCGTGGTTTGCGCTGCCAAGCTTTACCGCGCCGGTTTTTAAGCTTGAAGCGGTGATCTACATGGTGCCTATCGCCATCGCGCCCGCGATCGAGCATATCGGCGATATGCTTGCGATCAGCAACGTCACGAAGGAAAATTTCCTAAAAAATCCGGGGCTTAAAAACACTCTGCTAGGCGATGGGCTTGCGACATCGCTGGCGGGCTGTTTCGGCGGACCGCCGAACACCACTTACTCCGAGGTCACGGGTGCGGTTAGCATCACGAAGGCTTATAATCCCGCCATTATGACCTTTGCTGCGCTTGCGGCGATACTGCTAGCTTTCGTGGGCAAGCTCGGTGCCGCGCTCTCCACGATCCCCGCTCCCGTCATCGGCGGCATTATGCTGCTGCTTTTCGGTATCATCGCTAGCGTGGGTATGGAGACCCTGATCAAAAACGGCGTGGATCTGGCCGAGCCGCGCAATATGATCATCGTCGCGCTTATCTTTGTGTGTGCGATTGGCGGCATGGTGCTGGATTTTGGCGCGATGAGCTTTAGCGGCGTGGGACTTGGCGCGCTCATCGGCATCACGCTAAATTTGGTGCTACCGAAGACCAAGCATTTTGAGGGGTACTAAGTTAAATTCGCGCAGAAACAGGGCGAGCTAAGGCTGGGCATTTTCGGGGAATTTTGTTTTGATTTAATTTGAGTGAAAGCGAGGTTAAATTTGCGCGGAGCTTGCGTCGTTTCGCGCAGGTGCGGGTAAATTGAGCCTAGACTTTGCCGTCAATTTGATGAAGTTTGGCAAATTTACCTGCGGCTTTTCGGCGTCGAATTCGGGCGAGTTTTTCGCTCGCCTTGCTTAAATTTTCCTGCGCGGATATGTGTGATTTTTGGTTAAATTTGCTCCGTATTTTGGTGTAAATTTGACCGCGAAATATCTAAATTTAACGTTCGTATAGCCTTGTCAAAACTCAGCCTAAATTTTAAAATTTCCCCCGCAAACGCTTCCAAATTTCTAACGTTTTAAACTAGCAAGATATATAATTGCCTTATGAAAAAGGCAGATAATTTAAGCAGGTTTGATAAAAAGGCGCTAAAGCTGCTCTTTGCGGTACTTTTCGTGCCGCTCTTCGTCTCACTC comes from the Campylobacter rectus genome and includes:
- a CDS encoding phosphatidate cytidylyltransferase, whose protein sequence is MKTRIITGVALFAAVLVIFFVDSYMLNFAILGFVLYTAFGEAGKLYGLQESSLALVAVIFYLLTPFSNPVFIAILAVLLVVSFLAHFKSENLTPALPFLYPMTPIFLIWMLYSQYGVGYLAWLILTVVACDSGAFFVGKFCGKRAFSETSPNKTWEGVAGGIAVATVFGAGFGWVLTDSFWHSLITAFLVAVFGVWGDLFESYLKRRAGVKDSGTLLPGHGGMLDRVDGYLFGVAAMLWTLSW
- the dxr gene encoding 1-deoxy-D-xylulose-5-phosphate reductoisomerase, translated to MVVLGSTGSIGTNTLNLARKFGLSVEALSCASNYELLNEQIAEFKPKCVCIAEPKFAKFVKHKRVFAGAQGICDMLKECESERVVNSLVGFVGLAPSLTAQKLGKKLALANKESLVVGGKFLDRGSINPIDSEHFGLKFLLANKTPVARLVITASGGAFYKTPLKSLKDARAADALKHPNWSMGAKITIDSATMANKLFEVLEAFWLYGVRDIEALIERTSTVHALVEFADGSTTAHLSKTDMILAIAHAVLGKDGVLNLSAADAKNRQIVPNLDLKTLKNIKFGEINLKKYPIFSLKDQALQNPDLGVAINAANEVAVYKFLRGECGFLDISRTVLAAAKRFENEKIESESGIFEVDLEVRKWAEKSLK
- a CDS encoding uracil-xanthine permease family protein, whose protein sequence is MEKYEGYNLRLRDALVGVQFLFVAFGALVLVPILTGLDTSVALFTAGVGTLMFQLVTRKNIPPIFLASSFAFIAPLSFGVKEWGIAATMGGVIAAGLFYVALSLLVRLRGEGFLHKILPPVVVGPVIMTIGLILSPAAVNMVMGKGVPYTQAQSLSIALVSLATVIVVMMFGRGMLRLVPILCGIAAGYCVSLFVGIVDFTPILSAPWFALPSFTAPVFKLEAVIYMVPIAIAPAIEHIGDMLAISNVTKENFLKNPGLKNTLLGDGLATSLAGCFGGPPNTTYSEVTGAVSITKAYNPAIMTFAALAAILLAFVGKLGAALSTIPAPVIGGIMLLLFGIIASVGMETLIKNGVDLAEPRNMIIVALIFVCAIGGMVLDFGAMSFSGVGLGALIGITLNLVLPKTKHFEGY